In Erigeron canadensis isolate Cc75 chromosome 6, C_canadensis_v1, whole genome shotgun sequence, the following are encoded in one genomic region:
- the LOC122603788 gene encoding putative ABC1 protein At2g40090: MVAARSIWGVKSKLALAFTALGAGAGAATIANSDDPATSLKLCTTVPVRLFRLSVTAATIAFDYQFSLLGMYEDNIEKARVKHEVHTRSANRLVELCFKNGGIYIKLGQHIGQLEYLVPQEYIKALRESMLNRCPTSSYDQVCQVVKKELGGVPEEIFDEFDPVPIASASLAQVHVARTHQGQKVAVKVQHMHMTDTAAADYATVALIVNTLHWLFPSFDYRWLVDEVNDSLPKELDFLIEAKNSIKCMDNFRRLSPHIADYVYAPTVYWNLSTTRLLTMEFVEGAQVNEPRSIQKLGLSPHDIARLVSKTFAEMMFKHGFVHCDPHFANLVVRTSPSSKSGIFGRKKPQLVLLDHGLYKELDISTRTNYAALWKALVLADANGIKENCLKLGAGEDLYALFAGILTMRPWNRVIDPAVDHLAIQGNAGDHSELQMYASLYFPQISELLHKLPRVILLMLKTNDCLRAVNNALIQRPSVESFIIIGRVSSEALIKEKLLHANSFFSLLQVWLEKISLEARFFVMQIALWILQLRRSLAYV, encoded by the exons ATGGTGGCGGCGCGATCTATTTGGGGCGTTAAATCCAAGCTAGCACTTGCTTTCACCGCGTTAGGCGCCGGAGCTGGTGCCGCAACTATCGCTAACTCCGACGATCCCGCCACGTCACTCAAATTATGCACAACCGTCCCCGTCCGCCTTTTTCGCCTTTCCGTCACCGCTGCCACCATTGCCTTCG ATTATCAGTTTTCATTATTGGGGATGTACGAAGATAATATCGAGAAGGCAAGAGTTAAACATGAAGTTCACACCAGGAGTGCAAACAGGCTTGTAGAATTATGCTTCAAAAATGGTGGAATATATATTAAGCTTGGCCAACATATCGGTCAACTG gAATATTTGGTACCGCAAGAGTACATTAAAGCGTTGAGAGAGTCGATGTTGAATAGATGTCCAACTTCTTCCTATGATCAAGTGTgccaagttgtcaagaaagagCTTGGCGGTGTACCTGAAGAA ATATTTGATGAGTTTGATCCTGTTCCTATTGCGAGCGCTTCTCTTGCACAAGTTCATGTTGCACGCACACATCAGGGACAGAAAGTTGCAGTGAAG GTACAGCATATGCACATGACAGATACTGCAGCTGCAGACTATGCGACAGTAGCATTGATTGTGAACACATTGCATTGGCTCTTTCCTTCATTTGATTACAG GTGGCTGGTAGATGAAGTAAACGACAGTCTACCTAAG GAGCTAGATTTCTTAATTGAGGCCAAGAACAGCATAAAATGCATGGATAACTTTCGGAGGTTATCTCCTCATATTGCAGACTATGTTTATGCCCCCACTGTATATTGGAACCTAAGTACCACACGATTGTTGACAATGGAGTTTGTGGAAGGCGCACAAGTGAACGAACCGAGGAGTATTCAAAAACTTGGACTCTCACCTCACGACATTGCGAGGCTA GTCAGTAAAACATTTGCTGAGATGATGTTCAAACATGGATTTGTACACTGTGATCCGCATTTTGCGAACCTGGTAGTTCGCACATCaccgtcttcaaaaagtggcaTTTTTG GAAGGAAAAAACCACAATTGGTCCTGCTGGACCATGGTTTGTACAAAGAACTTGACATTTCCACCAGGACCAACTATGCTGCACTTTGGAAG GCTTTAGTACTGGCTGATGCCAATGGAATAAAGGAAAATTGCCTAAAGTTGGGTGCGGGAGAGGATCTGTATGCTCTATTTGCAGGGATTCTTACAATGAGGCCATGGAACAGGGTTATTGATCCAGCTGTTGACCATCTTGCTATACAAGGCAATGCCGGTGACCACTCTGAACTTCAG ATGTATGCTTCTTTGTATTTTCCTCAAATCTCAGAGCTTCTGCATAAACTGCCTCGTGTAATCCTTTTAATGTTGAAGACAAATGATTGTTTGCGTGCAGTGAATAATGCATTG ATACAAAGACCATCAGTGGAATCGTTTATTATCATTGGAAGAGTTTCGTCTGAGGCACTCATTAAGGAGAAGTTATTACATGCCAATTCATTTTTCAGTTTGCTGCAAGTCTGGTTAGAAAAGATTTCACTAGAAGCCCGCTTTTTCGTAATGCAGATAGCCTTGTGGATACTCCAGCTCCGTAGATCATTAGCATATGTATAA